From a region of the Erythrobacter neustonensis genome:
- a CDS encoding OmpH family outer membrane protein yields the protein MTRLAKLIAPAGLILAVAAALPAQAQVTGKLATVDVSRTIIGTTAFQTAYEQVNTTYAAQAELRRTKAQERQTMLAKFDKNGDKQIDETEQAAMQKSADFAKLQTVDQEIQGINNQIDGARVFAVEQIIAQYSAALQEVTTKEQIKLVLDPSALLFAPPEADITTKVTAALNLKVPAVGVVPPAGWQPSRDSVQVYQEIAQRLQLAAQIQAAQAAQGQQQAAPAAPAGR from the coding sequence ATGACACGTCTTGCCAAGCTTATTGCACCTGCCGGCCTGATCCTTGCCGTTGCTGCTGCTCTGCCCGCTCAGGCGCAGGTCACCGGCAAGCTGGCGACGGTCGATGTTTCGCGCACGATCATCGGCACCACCGCATTCCAGACCGCCTACGAGCAGGTGAACACCACCTATGCCGCGCAAGCCGAACTGCGCCGCACCAAGGCACAGGAGCGCCAGACCATGCTCGCCAAGTTCGACAAGAACGGCGACAAGCAGATCGACGAAACCGAACAGGCAGCGATGCAGAAGTCGGCCGATTTCGCCAAGCTGCAGACGGTCGACCAGGAAATCCAGGGCATCAACAACCAGATCGACGGCGCGCGGGTGTTCGCGGTCGAGCAGATCATTGCCCAGTATTCGGCGGCGCTTCAGGAAGTGACCACCAAGGAGCAGATCAAGCTGGTGCTCGATCCGTCGGCGCTGCTGTTCGCTCCACCCGAAGCCGACATCACCACCAAGGTGACGGCAGCGCTCAACCTCAAGGTGCCTGCGGTCGGTGTTGTGCCGCCCGCCGGTTGGCAGCCCAGCCGTGACAGCGTGCAGGTCTATCAGGAAATCGCGCAGCGCCTCCAGCTGGCAGCACAGATCCAGGCCGCCCAGGCTGCGCAAGGCCAGCAGCAGGCAGCCCCTGCCGCACCGGCCGGTCGCTAA
- the fabZ gene encoding 3-hydroxyacyl-ACP dehydratase FabZ → MNDTGSMPAEVLDYDIVKILKALPHRYPLLLVDRVKAIQLGERIHAVKAVSMNEQFFQGHFPGAPIMPGVLQIEALAQAAGILGIETMELAGTGKLVIFMGIENAKFRSPVTPGCLLDLHVEFTQRRSRVYKFKGIASVEGKTTCEVEFTAMMTDPPA, encoded by the coding sequence ATGAACGACACGGGTAGCATGCCGGCCGAGGTGCTGGATTACGACATCGTCAAGATCCTCAAGGCCTTGCCGCACCGCTACCCGCTGTTGCTGGTCGACCGGGTGAAGGCCATACAGCTGGGAGAGCGCATTCACGCGGTCAAGGCCGTGAGCATGAACGAGCAGTTCTTCCAGGGCCACTTCCCCGGTGCGCCGATCATGCCCGGGGTGCTCCAGATCGAGGCGCTGGCGCAGGCTGCGGGCATCCTCGGGATCGAAACGATGGAGCTGGCGGGCACAGGCAAGCTTGTGATCTTCATGGGAATCGAGAACGCGAAGTTCCGCAGTCCCGTAACGCCGGGCTGTCTGCTCGATCTCCACGTCGAATTCACGCAGAGGCGCAGCCGCGTCTACAAGTTCAAGGGTATTGCCAGCGTCGAAGGCAAGACCACCTGCGAGGTCGAATTCACCGCGATGATGACCGATCCGCCCGCCTGA